One region of Flavobacterium pisciphilum genomic DNA includes:
- a CDS encoding DnaJ C-terminal domain-containing protein: MDYIDYYKTLGITKSATEAEIKKAYRKLARKYHPDLNPNDAEAEKKFKEINEANEVLSNPENRKKYDKYGKDWKHAEEFEKAGYDPNQQHSRQQQADPDYSNFSGEDFSESDFSDFFNSMYGSRRSSRSQAKFRGPDFNAELQLDLTSAYTTHKQNLAVNGKNIRITIPAGVENGQIIKIPGHGGPGANGGPNGDLYITFVIANNSDFKREGNNLYADVDLDLYTAILGGEIMVDTFDGKVKIKVPPETQPGTKVKLKGKGFPVYKKENQFGDLYITYTIKIPTNLSEKEKELFKELSKIRNHG, translated from the coding sequence ATGGATTATATCGACTATTATAAAACATTAGGAATTACAAAATCTGCCACTGAAGCTGAAATCAAAAAAGCATATCGAAAATTAGCTCGTAAATATCATCCTGACTTAAATCCGAATGACGCTGAGGCTGAGAAAAAGTTCAAAGAAATAAACGAAGCCAATGAAGTTTTAAGCAATCCCGAGAATCGAAAAAAATACGATAAATATGGGAAAGACTGGAAACATGCGGAAGAATTTGAAAAGGCAGGATACGATCCTAACCAACAACATTCAAGACAACAGCAAGCCGATCCTGATTATTCTAATTTTTCTGGAGAAGACTTTTCAGAAAGTGATTTTTCAGATTTCTTTAATTCTATGTATGGCTCCAGAAGAAGCAGTAGAAGTCAAGCTAAATTTAGAGGTCCCGATTTTAATGCCGAATTGCAATTGGATCTCACCTCGGCTTATACAACGCACAAACAAAATCTAGCTGTAAATGGTAAAAACATCCGAATTACAATTCCTGCAGGTGTCGAAAACGGGCAAATTATAAAAATCCCTGGACATGGCGGACCTGGTGCTAACGGAGGTCCTAATGGAGATTTGTATATTACGTTTGTAATTGCAAATAATTCTGATTTTAAAAGAGAAGGAAACAATCTATATGCCGATGTTGATCTTGATTTATATACTGCAATATTAGGTGGTGAAATTATGGTGGATACTTTTGATGGGAAAGTAAAAATAAAAGTCCCGCCAGAAACACAACCCGGAACCAAAGTCAAATTAAAAGGAAAAGGATTCCCTGTGTATAAAAAAGAAAATCAATTTGGAGATTTATAT